One window of the Populus nigra chromosome 4, ddPopNigr1.1, whole genome shotgun sequence genome contains the following:
- the LOC133690692 gene encoding BEACH domain-containing protein B isoform X2, whose protein sequence is MNIVKGVADLIRRTSSGQTGESIQGSSSGRFSPPSPKICFSEVGDEVVLHTLWEKYENAVDKAEKKKLFHVFLKQFLMVFEKWEPTNASQLPEAALTTVPPVEYPLRVDDIIVGCSAGHPAEIILALTEEITQLTSLVSELNTRVDSPGNSTSLSITSEGLPLLNALTIIVRSMHNCRVFGYYGGIQKLTALMKGAVVQLKSITSELSGDESLSSISLDKTRLLQQILLYVVSIICGYIDLNTNLYEKAQLFSSHAEFFTPSWGASSNESSSGVKVPTETRLYWHQRAVVSVMEAGVLNWLVELLRVIRRLSMKEQRTDLSLQYLTLWTLHLALSNNPRGQNHFKSIGGLEVLLDGQGLPSINVLLWRNASHVGDERGENPLLKVFQLHVLSLTVLREAVFGNMNNLQFLCENGRIHKFANSFCSLSFLLQECERNTKDLSVQDDCQIPVSDLENENHVKMERSFPLPADAAYFKLWNEYVVKLSGVLCSFIVAPENIKPHHVQTNTGRIGMPISAAYGELSIKWVMGVLLTVFPCIKACSNQKELPNHLRVFANVLQHSVLDAFTKVLVSSPVSLEIFRKEGIWDLIFSENFFHFGPDSEEMAGECGSYNQGFPGQLDRNLSSSSISNQTKISSFEILQMEVISFVEFAATCNGTVDNLLEVSVLLDALEQCACHPDIAVVLAKSLLHILQLLPEKTIASFKSLSAVSRVLKVACIQAEECRRSGNMSPSLESKTLPLHGGQKPNSEKMGQSWFTCMDTCMELFTKFFSIADDAGSLVLCDWTCIDCLFDLFWEEGMRNHVFESILDLMKLVPSSLEDQKAKLHLCSKYLETFTQIKEREKSFAELSINLLVGMREMLMTDPAYYQALFRDGECFLHVVSLLNGNLDEVYGEKLVLNVLQTLTCLLENNDDSKASFRALVGKGYQTMQSLLLDFCQWRPSEALLNALLDMLVDGKFDIKSSPLIKNEDVIILYLGVLQKSSDSLRHYGLNMFQQLLRDSISNRASCVRAGMLNFLLDWFSQEDNDSTILKIAQLIQVVGGHSISGKDIRKIFALLRSEKVGMRQQYCSLLLTTVLSMLNEKGPTAFFDFNGNDSGIIVKTPVQWPLSKGFSFSCWLRVESFPRNGTMGLFSFLSENGKGCLAAVGNERLIYESINLKRQRIQFHINLASKKWHFLCITHSIGRAFSGGSLLRCYVNGDLVASERCRYAKVNELLTSSSIGMKINLPHNEEEIFPDSIRDFFSFHGQIGPVYLFSDAISSEQVQGIYSLGPSYMYSFLDNEATPFYDSSLPSGILDSKDGLSSKIIFGLNAQASDGKKLFNVSLVTDHALDKKAFEATVMAGTQLCSRRMLQQIIYCVGGVSVFFPLISQSDRYDNEESGSFEHALLTPITKERLTAEVIELIASVLDDNLANQQQMHLLSGFSILGFLLQSVPPELLNLETLSALKHLFNLAANCGLAELLVKDAISCIFLNPFIWVYTVYKVQRELYMFLIQQFDNDPRLLKSLCQLPRVIDIIRQFYWDNSKSRFAIGSKPLRHPITKVIIGERPNREETHKIRLLLLSLGEMSLRQCIGTADIKAIIAFFETSQDTACIEDVLHMVIRALSQKQLLVAFLEQVNLIGGCHIFVNLLQREYEPIRLLSLQFLGRLLVGLQSERKPPRLFNLSVGRSRSVSESQKKVSSKMQPVFSAISDRLFRFPLTDNLCAALFDVLLGGASPKQVLQKYNQVDKQRSKGNNSHFLVPQILVIIFGFLSSCEDVSTRMKIIRDLLDLLDSNSSNIEALMEYGWNAWLTATLKLNVIKDYIVESQDQTHSERLEQNLVRSLFCVVLCHYMLSVKGGWQQLEETVNFLLLHCDQDSISRRKLLHDIFEDLIQRLVDFSFEENIFAAQPCRDNTLYLLQLMDEMLVAEIDHKILFPENSSEVSIDSSELESQKNFSSALSQVVQGEFNNQTSRNPWGGKHSTTHEGEVINDKWWDLYENLWIIISEINGKGPSKMMLKSSAAGPSLGQRARGLVESLNIPAAEMAAVVVSGGIGNALAGKPNKTADKAMLLRGERCPRIVFRLAILYLCRSSLERASRCAQQVIALLPSILAADDEQSKSRLQLFIWSLLAVRSEYGVLDDGARLHVISHLIRETINCGKSMLASSIVGRDDSSDTGSNSKDTSSIHSIIQKDRVLAAVSDEAKYIKSSISDRTRQLEELHARMDENSTVETTNKKAFEDEIQNSLNSIVALDDSRRSAQQLVHEEEEQNVAEKWMHMFRTLIDERGPWSANLFPNGVIKHWKLDKTEDAWRRRPKLRQNYHFDEKLCLPPSSSSNEDTLPVNETKNSFVGHIPEQMKQFLLKGVRRITDEVISEAGENDAETSGQTTPIPDDPSESQRLDLVGDSSSQNEIVQDKRDSSSTSQETETSEVLMSVQCVLVTPKRKLAGNLAVKKNFLHFFGEFLVEGTGGSSVFKNFQASIKSDANKLEQKHKSLNWPIHVNFSPEKVISVDNTVSGNENVQQRQLKHVRRHKRWSVDKIKAVHWSRYLLRYSAIEIFFSDSVAPVFLNFASQKDAKEVGTLIVATRNEFLFPKGSSKDKSGTISFVDRHVALRMAEIARESWRRRDITNFEYLMILNTLAGRSYNDLTQYPVFPWVLADYSSEDLDFNKALTFRDLTKPVGALDVKRFEVFEDRYRSFSDPDIPSFYYGSHYSSMGIVLYYLLRLEPFTSLHRNLQGGKFDHADRLFQSIEGTYRNCLSNTSDVKELIPEFFYMPEFLVNSNSYHLGVKQDGEPLGDVCLPPWAKGSPELFINKNRDALESEYVSSNLHHWIDLVFGYKQRGKPAVEAANIFYYLTYEGAVDLDTMEDELQRSAIEDQIANFGQTPIQIFRKKHPRRGPPIPIARPLYFAPDSINLSSIVSSTSHPPSAVLYVGTLDSNIVLVNQGLTLSVKMWLTTQLQSGGNFTFSSFQEPLFGVGYDVLSARKIGSPLAENVELGAQCFAILQTPTENFLISCGNWENSFQVISLSDGRMVQSTRQHKDVVSCVAVTDDGCFLATGSYDTTVMVWEVLRARITEKRVRNTPTELARKDYVIAETPFHILCGHDDIITCLCASVELDLVISGSKDGTCVFHTLREGKYVRSLRHPSGNALSKLVASRHGRVVLYADEDLSLHLYSINGKHLATSESNGRLNCVELSKCGEFLVCAGDQGQIVVRSMNTFDIVKRYNGVGKIITCLTVTVEECFVAGTKDGSLLVYSIENPQLRKTSIPRMKSKSSVSG, encoded by the exons GCTGAAAAGAAGAAGCTATTTCATGTCTTCCTCAAGCAATTTTTAATGGTATTTGAGAAATGGGAACCCACTAATGCCAGCCAGTTGCCAGAGGCTGCATTGACAACTGTGCCTCCAGTGGAGTATCCATTGCGGGTTGATGATATAATTGTTGGCTGCTCTGCTGGACACCCTGCAGAAATCATTCTTGCATTGACTGAAGAGATCACACAGTTAACCTCTCTTGTTTCTGAAT TAAACACCAGGGTGGACTCACCAGGGAATTCGACAAGTTTGAGTATCACTTCTGAAGGGCTGCCCTTGTTGAATGCTTTAACAATAATCGTTCGTTCAATGCATAACTGCAGAGTTTTTGGATACTATGGCGGGATTCAAAAGCTAACTGCATTAATGAAAG gGGCTGTTGTCCAACTAAAATCAATAACAAGTGAACTATCTGGCGACGAGAGTCTGTCTAGTATTTCTCTAGATAAGACCAGACTTTTGCAACAAATACTTTTATATGTGGTGTCCATAATATGTGgttatattgatttaaatacaaatttatatgaGAAAGCACAGTTGTTCAGTAGCCATGCAGAGTTTTTCACCCCCAGTTGGGGTGCATCTTCCAATGAATCTTCTAGTGGTGTGAAGGTTCCTACTGAAACGAGGCTATATTGGCATCAGAGGGCAGTTGTGTCAGTGATGGAAGCTGGTGTTCTTAACTGGTTAGTAG AGTTGCTGCGAGTCATCAGAAGGTTGAGCATGAAAGAACAAAGGACAGATTTGTCACTTCAATATTTGACTTTGTGGACTCTTCATCTAGCATTATCCAATAATCCACGTGgtcaaaatcattttaaaagcaTTGGAGGGCTTGAAGTTCTGCTGGATGGACAAGGACTTCCATCAATTAATGTGCTATTGTGGAGGAACGCCTCTCATGTTGGTGATGAAAG AGGCGAGAATCCCTTGCTGAAAGTATTCCAGTTACATGTACTGTCTTTGACAGTTCTAAGAGAGGCTGT CTTTGGTAATATGAACAACCTGCAGTTCCTATGTGAAAATGGAAGAATTCATAAATTTGCAAATAGCTTTTGTTCGCTTTCCTTCTTGCTTCAAGAGTGTGAGCGGAATACAAAGGATTTGTCTGTACAGGATGATTGCCAAATTCCTGTTTCTGActtggaaaatgagaatcatgTAAAGATGGAACGATCTTTTCCCCTTCCAGCTGATGCTGCTTATTTTAAACTTTGGAATGAATATGTTGTCAAATTGAGTGGGGTGCTGTGTTCTTTCATTGTTGCTCCTGAAAATATTAAACCTCACCATGTCCAAACAAACACTGGTCGCATTGGAATGCCAATTTCTGCAGCATATGGTGAACTTTCAATTAAGTGGGTCATGGGGGTTCTTCTTACAGTCTTTCCATGCATCAAGGCTTGTTCAAATCAAAAGGAGTTGCCTAACCATTTAAG GGTCTTTGCTAATGTCCTACAACACTCTGTACTTGATGCCTTTACGAAGGTTCTTGTTTCATCACCTGTATCACTTGAAATATTCAGGAAAGAGGGGATATGGGACCTTATCTTCTCTGAGAATTTTTTCCACTTCGGACCAGATTCAGAAGAAATGGCTGGAGAGTGTGGCAGTTACAATCAAGGGTTCCCAGGACAGCTTGACAGAAACTTGTCCTCTAGTAGCATTTCCAATCAAACAAAGATTAGTAGTTTTGAGATCCTTCAGATGGAAGTAATCTCCTTTGTGGAATTTGCTGCAACTTGCAATGGAACTGTGGATAACTTG ctTGAGGTTTCTGTTTTACTGGATGCCTTAGAACAATGTGCATGTCATCCTGACATCGCTGTTGTTCTTGCAAAGAGTCTACTGCATATATTGCAGCTTTTGCCAGAGAAAACGATTGCCTCCTTCAAGTCTCTAAGTGCAGTTTCTCGGGTCCTCAAAGTTGCATGTATTCAAGCCGAAGAGTGTAGAAGGTCTGGAAATATGAGCCCTTCTCTTGAGAGTAAAACACTACCACTTCATGGTGGTCAGAAACCTAATTCAGAAAAGATGGGCCAAAGTTGGTTTACATGCATGGATACATGCATGGAGCTCTTCACAAAATTTTTCTCAATTGCTGATGATGCAGGGAGTTTGGTTTTGTGTGACTGGACTTGCAttgattgtttgtttgatttattttgggaAGAAGGCATGAGAAATCATGTGTTTGAGAGCATCCTTGACCTCATGAAG TTAGTTCCATCATCTCTAGAAGATCAGAAGGCAAAGTTGCATTTATGTTCAAAGTATTTAGAGACTTTCACTCAAATAAAGGAAAGGGAGAAAAGTTTTGCAGAGCTGTCTATCAATCTATTGGTTGGAATGAGAGAGATGCTCATGACCGATCCTGCG TACTACCAAGCCTTGTTTCGTGATGGCGAATGCTTTTTACATGTTGTCTCATTACTAAATGGTAATCTTGATGAGGTGTATGGAGAGAAGTTGGTTCTAAATGTCCTTCAAACTCTGACCTGCCTCCTAGAAAATAATGATGACTCAAAG GCTTCGTTTAGAGCCTTAGTTGGCAAGGGTTATCAGACAATGCAAAGTTTGCTATTGGATTTTTGTCAATGGCGTCCAAGTGAAGCACTTTTAAATGCACTTCTTGATATGCTTGTCGATGGAAAGTTTGATATAAAATCAAGCCCTCTCATAAAG AATGAGGATGTGATCATTCTTTATCTCGGTGTTCTACAGAAG AGCAGTGACTCTTTGCGGCACTATGGTCTCAACATGTTCCAGCAACTGCTCAGGGATTCCATTTCCAACCGAGCCTCATGTGTCAGAGCAGGAATGCttaattttcttcttgattGGTTTTCTCAAGAAGATAATGACAGCACCATTTTGAAAATTGCGCAATTGATTCAGGTCGTTGGTGGGCATAGCATATCTGGGAAGGATATCCGTAAAATCTTTGCTCTTCTCCGAAGTGAAAAAGTCGGGATGCGGCAGCAGTACTGCTCACTATTATTGACCACTGTTTTGTCAATGCTCAATGAGAAGGGCCCAACTGCTTTTTTTGATTTCAACGGGAATGATTCT GGGATTATAGTTAAAACACCTGTGCAGTGGCCTCTCAGcaagggtttttctttttcgtgCTGGCTTAGAGTGGAAAGCTTCCCTAGAAATGGAACAATGGGtcttttcagttttctttctGAAAATGGAAAAGGGTGCTTGGCAGCTGTTGGAAATGAAAGGCTTATTTATGAG TCAATTAATCTGAAGCGGCAGCGTATTCAATTTCACATTAATTTAGCCAGTAAGAAATGGCATTTTCTTTGCATAACTCATAGCATTGGGCGGGCATTTTCTGGGGGTAGCCTGTTGAGATGTTATGTGAATGGTGATCTCGTGGCATCTGAACGATGCAG ATATGCAAAAGTTAATGAATTATTGACAAGCAGTAGTATTGGCATGAAAATTAATTTGCctcataatgaagaagaaatttttcCGGACTCCATTCgagatttcttctcttttcatgGTCAGATTGGTCCTGTCTACTTGTTTAGTGATGCCATTTCCTCTGAGCAAGTCCAGGGCATCTATTCCTTGGGACCAAGCTATATGTACTCGTTCCTTGATAATGAAGCCACACCTTTTTATGATAGCTCATTGCCCAGTGGAATTCTTGATTCTAAAGATGGCCTGTCATCAAAAATTATCTTTGGACTCAATGCCCAG GCAAGTGATGGCAAGAAGCTGTTTAATGTTTCACTGGTAACAGATCATGCATTAGATAAGAAGGCATTTGAAGCAACTGTTATGGCTGGTACACAGTTATGTTCACGACGCATGCTGCAACAGATAATTTACTGTGTCGGTGGCGTGTCTgtgttttttcctctcatttccCAATCTGATAGGTATGACAATGAAGAAAGTGGATCCTTTGAACATGCATTGCTTACACCAATCACAAAAGAACGCCTAACAGCTGAGGTTATTGAGCTTATAGCTTCTGTCCTAGATGATAATTTAGCAAATCAGCAGCAAATGCATCTTCTTTCTGGATTTTCAATACTGGGATTTTTATTGCAATCAGTTCCACCAGAGCTACTCAATTTGGAGACCCTTTCAGCTTTGAAACATCTGTTTAACCTTGCTGCAAATTGTG GGTTAGCTGAGCTGCTTGTTAAAGATGCCATATCTTGCATCTTTCTTAATCCTTTCATCTGGGTCTACACAGTATACAAGGTGCAGCGAGAGCTTTACATGTTTCTCATCCAGCAATTTGACAATGATCCAAGATTACTCAAGAGTCTCTGTCAACTACCTCGTGTTATTGATATAATTCGTCAATTTTATTGGGACAACTCAAAATCTCGGTTTGCTATTGGAAGCAAGCCTCTTCGGCATCCCATTACCAAAGTTATTATTGGAGAGAGACCTAATAGAGAAGAAACTCACAAAATTCGTCTTCTTTTATTGAGTCTCGGTGAGATGAGCCTCAG GCAATGCATTGGCACTGCAGACATAAAGGCAATAATAGCCTTCTTTGAAACAAGCCAGGATACGGCATGCATTGAGGATGTTCTGCATATGGTCATCCGTGCTCTCTCTCAAAAACAACTGCTTGTTGCTTTCCTTGAACAAGTTAATCTCATTGGTGGTTGCCACATTTTTGTTAATCTTCTTCAGAG GGAATATGAGCCTATCAGACTTCTCAGCTTGCAGTTTCTGGGAAGACTTTTGGTTGGTTTACAATCTGAGAGGAAGCCACCAAGACTCTTCAATCTTTCTGTTGGGAGATCTAGATCTGTTTCAGAAAGCCAGAAGAAAGTCAGTTCAAAAATGCAGCCAGTCTTCTCAGCTATATCTGATAGGTTGTTCAGATTTCCACTAACAGATAATTTGTGTGCAGCCTTGTTTGATGTTCTTCTTGGTGGTGCTAGTCCCAAACAG GTTTTGCAGAAATATAACCAGGTTGACAAGCAGAGAAGCAAAGGAAATAATTCTCATTTTCTTGTTCCTCAAATCTTGGTTATCATATTCGGATTCTTGTCTAGCTGTGAGGATGTATCCActagaatgaaaataataagggaTCTGCTTGATCTGCTTGATTCAAATTCTTCAAACATTGAAGCTTTGATG GAATATGGATGGAATGCATGGTTAACAGCCACTTTAAAACTTAACGTGATCAAAGACTATATAGTTGAGTCTCAAGACCAAACTCATAGTGAGAGACTCGAGCAGAATTTGGTGAGGAGTTTATTTTGTGTTGTTCTTTGCCACTATATGCTTTCAGTGAAAGGTGGCTGGCAACAGTTGGAAGAGACAGTGAATTTTCTACTCCTGCATTGTGACCAA GACAGCATCTCACGTAGAAAGTTGCTTCATGATATCTTTGAGGACCTGATTCAAAGGCTGGTAGACTTTTCTTTTGAGGAAAATATCTTTGCTGCACAACCTTGTCGGGACAATACATTATATCTTCTACAACTGATGGATGAGATGCTCGTTGCTGAAATTGATCATAAGATTTTG TTTCCAGAAAACAGCTCTGAAGTGTCGATTGATTCTTCAGAACTAGAAAGTCAGAAGAATTTTAGTTCTGCACTCTCTCAGGTTGTGCAAGGAGAATTTAATAATCAGACATCTAG AAATCCGTGGGGTGGCAAGCATTCAACCACACATGAAGGTGAAGTAATCAATGATAAGTGGTGGGATTTGTATGAAAATTTGTGGATTATTATCAGCGAGATCAATGGCAAAGGGCCAAGCAAGATGATGCTTAAATCATCAGCAGCAGGACCATCATTGGGTCAAAGAGCACGTGGCTTAGTAGAATCATTGAATATTCCTGCAGCAGAAATGGCTGCGGTTGTTGTGTCAGGGGGGATTGGCAATGCATTAGCTGGAAAACCAAATAAAACTGCTGACAAAGCTATGCTTTTAAGAGGGGAGAGGTGCCCAAGAATTGTTTTCCGACTTGCTATTCTGTATCTTTGCAGATCTTCCCTAGAAAGAGCATCTCGGTGTGCGCAACAGGTTATTGCACTTTTACCTTCTATTCTGGCTGCTGATGATGAGCAAAGTAAGAGCAGGTTGCAGCTTTTCATATG GTCTTTGCTTGCTGTAAGGTCTGAATATGGGGTGTTAGATGACGGTGCTCGTCTTCATGTTATATCTCACCTAATTCGAGAAACAATCAACTGTGGTAAATCGATGCTGGCTTCTAGCATTGTGGGTAGAGATGACTCTTCTGATACAGGGAGTAACTCAAAAGACACCAGCTCTATTCACAGTATAATTCAAAAGGATCGAGTGCTTGCAGCG GTTTCTGACGAGGCAAAATacataaaatcatcaatatctgACCGCACCAGGCAGTTGGAGGAGCTCCATGCTAGGATGGATGAGAATTCCACTGTGGAAACTACTAACAAGAAAGCATTTGAAGATGAGATACAAAATAGTTTGAACTCAATTGTTGCTTTGGATGACAGTAGAAGATCTGCACAGCAGCTTGTGCACGAGGAAGAGGAGCAAAATGTTGCA GAGAAGTGGATGCACATGTTCCGCACATTGATTGATGAGAGAGGTCCGTGGTCAGCTAATCTTTTTCCAAATGGTGTTATAAAGCACTGGAAACTTGACAAGACAGAGGATGCATGGAGACGCAGACCCAAGTTAAGACAGAACTATCACTTTGATGAGAAGCTATGTCTTCCTCCTTCCTCCTCTAGCAATGAGGATACTCTTCCTGTAAATGAAACCAAAAATAGTTTTGTGGGCCATATTCCTGAGCAAATGAAGCAGTTTCTATTGAAAGGAGTGCGCAGGATAACTGATGAGGTGATTTCAGAAGCTGGTGAAAATGATGCTGAAACCAGTGGGCAAACAACACCTATCCCTGATGATCCTTCAGAGAGTCAACGCTTGGATCTTGTTGGAGACAGTAGCAGTCAGAATGAAATTGTACAAGACAAAAGAGATTCTTCTTCCACTTCACAAGAAACAGAAACTAGTGAG GTTCTCATGTCTGTTCAATGTGTACTTGTAACACCAAAAAGAAAACTGGCTGGAAATTTGGCAGTCAAGAAAAATTTCTTGCACTTTTTTGGTGAGTTTTTGGTTGAAGGTACTGGAGGATCATCTGTATTCAAAAACTTCCAAGCTTCTATCAAGTCAGATGCAAACAAGCTTGAACAGAAACATAAGTCTCTTAACTGGCCTATACATGTCAATTTTAGCCCTGAAAAGGTGATTTCTGTTGATAATACAGTCTCAGGAAATGAAAATGTGCAGCAAAGGCAGTTAAAACATGTGAGGCGACATAAAAGATGGAGTGTTGACAAG ATAAAGGCTGTCCATTGGAGTCGTTATCTGCTTAGATACAGTGCAATAGAGATTTTCTTCAGTGACTCTGTTGCTCCTGTCTTCTTGAATTTCGCATCACAGAAGGATGCAAAAGAAGTTGGAACATTAATAGTTGCTACTCGAAATGAATTCTTGTTTCCAAAAGGAAGTAGTAAGGACAAGAGTGGGACTATTTCATTTGTTGATAGGCATGTAGCCTTGCGGATGGCAGAAATTGCCAGGGAGAGTTGGAGGAGAAGGGATATAACGAACTTTGAATACCTGATGATCCTCAACACACTTGCAGGAAGATCTTACAATGACTTAACACAGTATCCTGTCTTCCCTTGGGTTTTGGCAGATTATTCCTCTGAGGATCTTGATTTTAACAAGGCTTTGACCTTTCGGGATCTTACTAAACCTGTTGGAGCTCTTGATGTAAAACGTTTTGAG GTGTTTGAAGACAGGTATCGCAGCTTCTCTGATCCTGATATACCCAG CTTCTACTATGGGTCTCATTATTCAAGCATGGGGATTGTGCTTTATTACCTTCTTAGGTTAGAGCCATTCACATCTCTTCACCGTAATTTGCAG GGTGGTAAGTTTGATCATGCAGATCGCCTTTTCCAAAGCATTGAAGGCACATATCGAAATTGTCTTTCTAATACTAGTGATGTGAAGGAGTTGATTCCTGAGTTCTTTTACATGCCGGAGTTTCTTGTTAATTCAAATTCTTATCATTTGGGAGTCAAACAGGACGGGGAACCACTAGGGGATGTTTGCCTCCCTCCCTGGGCCAAG GGTTCACctgaattatttataaataaaaatcgaGATGCACTTGAAAGTGAATATGTTAGCTCAAATCTCCATCACTGGATTGATTTGGTGTTTGGTTACAAGCAGCGAGGAAAACCAGCAGTGGAG gctgcaaatattttttattatttaacttacGAAGGTGCTGTTGATCTGGACACTATGGAAGATGAGTTGCAGAGATCAGCAATTGAAGACCAGATTGCGAACTTTGGCCAAACTCCAATTCAGATTTTCCGCAAGAAACACCCTAGAAGAGGGCCTCCAATTCCAATTGCCCGTCCTTTATACTTCGCACCTGATTCCATTAATTTATCATCCATTGTATCTAGTACAAGTCATCCACCTTCAGCTGTATTATATGTTGGTACTTTGGATTCGAATATTGTTCTCGTAAACCAAGGGCTAACTTTGTCAGTTAAGATGTGGTTGACAACTCAGCTTCAATCTGGTGGAAATTTCACTTTCTCTAGCTTCCAG GAGCCGCTATTTGGAGTTGGTTATGATGTTCTTTCTGCTCGAAAAATTGGCAGTCCTTTGGCTGAAAATGTTGAACTAGGAGCACAATGCTTTGCAATATTGCAAACACCAACCGAgaattttttaatctcatgTGGTAATTGGGAAAATAGTTTCCAAGTCATTTCTTTAAGTGATGGAAGAATGGTGCAGAGCACTCGACAACATAAAGATGTGGTCAGCTGTGTGGCAG TGACAGATGATGGTTGTTTCCTTGCTACTGGAAGTTACGACACCACAGTCATGGTTTGGGAGGTTCTTCGTGCCCGAATAACTGAAAAGAGAGTTCGAAACACTCCGACTGAACTAGCCCGTAAAGATTATGTCATTGCTGAAACTCCCTTTCATATTCTCTGTGGTCACGATGACATAATTACATGTTTATGTGCTAGTGTGGAGCTTGATTTAGTTATTAGTGGGTCGAAGGATGGAACTTGTGTTTTCCATACCTTGAGGGAGGGAAAATATGTAAGATCTTTACGCCATCCATCTGGCAATGCATTGTCAAAACTCGTTGCATCTCGGCATGGGCGGGTAGTCCTTTATGCTGATGAGGATCTCAGTTTACATCTGTATTCTATTAACGGAAAGCACCTTGCCACCTCTGAATCTAATGGGCGCCTCAACTGTGTTGAACTTAGCAAATGTGGTGAGTTCTTGGTTTGTGCAGGTGACCAAGGACAGATAGTTGTGCGCTCTATGAACACATTTGATATTGTCAAAAGGTATAATGGAGTTGGAAAGATTATAACTTGTCTTACAGTAACTGTGGAGGAATGCTTCGTAGCTGGGACCAAGGATGGAAGCCTTCTTGTGTACTCCATAGAAAATCCTCAACTTCGTAAGACTAGCATTCCTCGTATGAAATCTAAATCTTCTGTATCAGGATAG